From one Catellatospora sp. IY07-71 genomic stretch:
- a CDS encoding AI-2E family transporter, with product MEAEAQAETNTQAEVAEATAAPVPAQRLAVVDPNSPDARTARRNRHVFTVGFLGGLGLVCAFLLAWAVRETLSVLLLMLAALFLAIGLHPAVAWLHRRGLPRGLAVTLVALACLLVSCGGLVALAPPLFNQTADLIANLPGYLDELNRNPQVAEFSQRYDVIERLKSAATNENITKALGGALGGVQAVFGVIFNVLTVFVLTIYFLAAWTRLKEGFYKLFPASRRDTAREIGDEIFEKIGAYLLGSLAIALVAGVSTFVFLLILGVSYAFALAMVVAVCDLIPQIGATLGAIVVVIAGFAHSSTAGIACVVFFILYQQLENWVIAPRVLRRSVDVSDLAVILSALIGAVLLGALGALIAIPVVAGVQLTMRKIAMPHLDRI from the coding sequence ATGGAGGCTGAGGCTCAGGCGGAGACGAACACGCAGGCGGAGGTGGCCGAAGCCACCGCCGCGCCGGTGCCCGCGCAGCGGCTGGCCGTGGTCGACCCGAACTCGCCCGACGCCCGCACGGCCCGGCGCAACCGGCACGTCTTCACCGTCGGGTTCCTGGGCGGCCTCGGCCTGGTCTGCGCGTTCCTGCTGGCCTGGGCGGTGCGCGAGACGCTGTCCGTGCTGCTGCTCATGCTCGCCGCGCTGTTCCTCGCGATCGGACTGCACCCGGCCGTGGCCTGGCTGCACCGGCGGGGCCTGCCGCGCGGCCTCGCCGTGACCCTGGTCGCGCTCGCCTGCCTGCTGGTGTCCTGCGGCGGCCTGGTCGCGCTCGCCCCGCCGCTGTTCAACCAGACCGCCGACCTGATCGCCAACCTCCCCGGCTACCTCGACGAGCTCAACCGCAACCCGCAGGTCGCCGAGTTCTCCCAGCGCTACGACGTGATCGAGCGGCTCAAGTCGGCCGCCACGAACGAGAACATCACCAAGGCGCTCGGCGGCGCGCTGGGCGGCGTGCAGGCCGTCTTCGGCGTCATCTTCAACGTGCTCACCGTGTTCGTGCTGACGATCTACTTCCTGGCCGCCTGGACGCGGCTCAAGGAGGGCTTCTACAAGCTGTTCCCGGCCTCGCGGCGGGACACCGCGCGCGAGATCGGCGACGAGATCTTCGAGAAGATCGGGGCGTACCTGCTCGGTTCGCTGGCCATCGCCCTGGTCGCCGGGGTCAGCACGTTCGTGTTCCTGCTGATCCTCGGGGTGTCGTACGCCTTCGCGCTGGCCATGGTCGTGGCCGTGTGCGACCTGATCCCGCAGATCGGCGCGACGCTCGGCGCGATCGTCGTGGTGATCGCCGGGTTCGCGCACTCGTCCACGGCCGGCATCGCCTGCGTCGTCTTCTTCATCCTCTACCAGCAGCTGGAGAACTGGGTCATCGCGCCGCGGGTGCTGCGGCGCTCGGTCGACGTGTCCGACCTGGCGGTGATCCTGTCGGCGCTGATCGGCGCGGTGCTGCTGGGCGCGCTCGGCGCGCTGATCGCGATCCCCGTGGTCGCCGGTGTCCAGCTGACGATGCGGAAGATCGCGATGCCGCACCTCGACCGCATCTGA
- a CDS encoding Hsp70 family protein, translating into MAQHLLVVDFGTHQTTAALVAGTQVHPVPCPVTGALSRPSAVCLDGESLLVGTAAVRRRETLPRWFATGVRQALDTGEPVRLGDRQHSAEEVLAAYLHVLRLETEHRFGVPVERLALTVPAYYEPQDRRREALLAVATEAGFPDAELVGDAAAAVLDPYTHGDQPDGALVLVCDLGAAWTVSLARVHGERVEVLAHETSGSGQDFDLLLVNDLRAALHGWLTPALQAGGDTGLLARYAAGDFVRSVKHRLSESTEVVDRITPTAPPYRLDRAGLDRLAEPALRWLAASCRAVVARAGFSLPDVTGVLLVGGASRLPAARAVLRAELGRPVRHPTEPEHAVIRGAARWAGRRTARQVPANTATWRMEPLSWDLPDGRARLVRWLVEPGGQYTAGATLAQVRTADDRVYDLTAQRDGILMERRAEPGAYLTSDTIAAMSRSAKLLGGDRAARRHRMQVAGDWLLTPDHELLVECERTGAYVRTRAIDNGAVVNEIRPRRRDEDCQGQVFVAPGGRLALVSWTPDGHFSVWDVASGELTSSFKAAANNRPVKVLVHEGQWRLIAEADRKVHVGRYVRDVATLWDLSSGTVVEEMVGEDLFRRYAGFTDRSPHDGFAPQCDSPDGRLRAGVAGSAVWLHEAGTDEEVFRTDIGEASSVRTAFSADGHHLLARWQTPDTTCVDIWQV; encoded by the coding sequence ATGGCACAGCACCTCCTGGTGGTCGACTTCGGCACGCACCAGACCACGGCGGCGCTCGTCGCCGGGACCCAGGTCCACCCCGTCCCCTGCCCGGTGACCGGGGCCCTCAGCCGCCCCTCGGCGGTCTGCCTCGACGGGGAGAGCCTGCTCGTCGGCACCGCCGCCGTACGCCGCCGGGAGACCCTGCCCCGCTGGTTCGCCACCGGAGTCCGGCAGGCGCTCGACACCGGCGAGCCCGTGCGCCTCGGCGACCGGCAGCACTCCGCCGAGGAGGTGCTGGCGGCGTACCTGCACGTGCTGCGGCTGGAGACAGAGCACCGCTTCGGCGTGCCCGTCGAGCGGCTCGCGCTGACCGTGCCCGCGTACTACGAGCCGCAGGACCGCCGACGCGAGGCGCTGCTCGCGGTCGCGACCGAGGCCGGGTTCCCCGACGCCGAGCTGGTCGGCGACGCGGCCGCGGCGGTGCTGGACCCGTACACCCACGGCGACCAGCCGGACGGCGCGCTGGTGCTGGTCTGCGACCTGGGCGCGGCCTGGACGGTGTCCCTGGCCCGGGTGCACGGCGAGCGCGTCGAGGTCCTCGCCCACGAGACCTCCGGCAGCGGTCAGGACTTCGACCTGCTGCTCGTCAACGACCTGCGGGCCGCGCTGCACGGCTGGCTGACCCCGGCGCTGCAGGCGGGCGGCGACACGGGACTGCTCGCCCGCTACGCCGCGGGTGACTTCGTGCGCTCGGTCAAGCACCGGCTGTCGGAGTCCACCGAGGTCGTCGACCGGATCACCCCGACCGCCCCGCCATATCGGCTCGACCGGGCCGGCCTGGACCGGCTCGCCGAACCGGCGCTGCGCTGGCTGGCCGCGAGCTGCCGGGCCGTGGTGGCCCGCGCCGGATTCAGCCTCCCGGACGTGACCGGGGTGCTGCTGGTCGGCGGCGCGTCCCGGCTCCCGGCGGCCCGCGCCGTGCTGCGTGCCGAGCTGGGCCGGCCGGTGCGGCACCCGACCGAGCCGGAGCACGCCGTGATCCGCGGCGCCGCCCGCTGGGCCGGCCGGCGCACCGCGCGCCAGGTGCCCGCCAACACCGCGACGTGGCGCATGGAGCCGCTGAGCTGGGATCTGCCCGACGGCCGGGCCCGGCTGGTGCGCTGGCTGGTGGAGCCGGGCGGCCAGTACACCGCCGGGGCGACGCTGGCGCAGGTGCGCACCGCCGACGACCGCGTCTACGACCTGACGGCGCAGCGCGACGGCATCCTCATGGAGCGGCGCGCCGAGCCCGGCGCGTACCTGACCTCGGACACCATCGCGGCGATGAGCCGGTCGGCGAAGCTGCTCGGCGGCGACCGGGCCGCCCGCCGCCACCGCATGCAGGTCGCCGGGGACTGGCTGCTCACCCCCGACCACGAGCTGCTCGTGGAGTGCGAGCGCACCGGCGCGTACGTGCGCACGCGCGCCATCGACAACGGAGCGGTGGTCAACGAGATCCGCCCCAGGCGGCGGGACGAGGATTGCCAGGGGCAGGTGTTCGTCGCCCCCGGCGGCCGGCTCGCCCTGGTCTCCTGGACGCCGGACGGTCATTTCTCCGTGTGGGACGTCGCCAGCGGCGAGCTGACCAGCAGTTTCAAGGCGGCAGCGAACAACCGGCCGGTCAAGGTGCTGGTGCACGAGGGCCAGTGGCGGCTCATCGCCGAGGCCGACCGCAAGGTCCACGTCGGGCGGTACGTGCGCGACGTGGCGACGCTGTGGGATCTGAGCAGCGGCACCGTGGTCGAGGAGATGGTCGGCGAGGACCTGTTCCGCCGCTACGCCGGGTTCACCGACCGCAGCCCGCACGATGGGTTCGCGCCGCAGTGCGACAGCCCCGACGGGCGGCTGCGGGCCGGGGTGGCGGGCAGCGCGGTGTGGCTGCACGAGGCCGGCACCGACGAGGAGGTGTTCCGCACCGACATCGGCGAGGCCAGCTCGGTCCGCACCGCCTTCAGCGCCGACGGCCACCACCTGCTGGCCCGCTGGCAGACCCCCGACACCACCTGCGTCGACATCTGGCAGGTCTGA
- a CDS encoding ribosomal protein L7/L12, with product MPLRMIVAAALAGLGLLLPQPWAQVPLTLAIGLVVGAVLTLLLPNLRPRTAHRFGPPIAFKPGVHRVVLSAPERDVEVLAEIRASLDIPLGQAFERIRHQPATVIRDVAQPDADELARRLRAVGATVTVSPH from the coding sequence GTGCCCCTCCGGATGATCGTGGCCGCTGCGCTGGCCGGGCTGGGCCTGCTACTGCCCCAGCCCTGGGCCCAGGTGCCGCTGACGCTCGCCATCGGCCTGGTCGTCGGCGCGGTGCTCACCCTGCTGCTCCCGAACCTGCGACCCCGCACCGCGCACCGGTTCGGCCCGCCGATCGCGTTCAAGCCCGGCGTGCACCGGGTCGTGCTCAGCGCCCCCGAACGCGACGTCGAGGTCCTCGCCGAGATCCGCGCCTCGCTGGACATCCCACTCGGCCAGGCGTTCGAGCGGATCCGGCACCAGCCCGCCACGGTGATACGCGACGTCGCCCAGCCCGACGCCGACGAACTCGCCCGCCGCCTGCGCGCCGTCGGCGCGACCGTCACGGTCTCCCCACACTGA
- the tnpB gene encoding IS607 family element RNA-guided endonuclease TnpB yields MSDVAGGVVVQAYRFALDPSPAQDRDLHRHAGAGRFAFNWALAAVRANLGQRAAERTYGLDSEQLTPALGWTLPALRRAWNTAKPEVAPWWGQCSKEAFNTGLDGLARALGNWSASRSGRRAGPRVGFPRFRSRRRVTPSVRFTTGTIRVEDTRHHVTLPRLGRIRTHESTRKLARRLHAGTARIMSATVRHTGGRWHVSFTVQITRTARTAARPQATVGVDLGIANLAVLSTGQVVPNPRHLTRAQARLRTAARTLSRRQGPDRRTGQQPSRRWQQANTRLARAHARVANLRADGLHKLTTSLAATYGTIVVEDLNVAGMIRNRRLARHIADAGWATLRRQLEYKIAWNGGRVVVADRWFASSKTCSSCGVAKPKLPLRKRTYTCQHCGLSLDRDLNAAINLQQYVARSGWETLNGCGADRKTTPVVAGGCETTTPHLPGG; encoded by the coding sequence GTGTCCGATGTGGCTGGTGGTGTGGTGGTGCAGGCGTATCGTTTCGCCCTGGACCCGTCCCCGGCCCAGGACCGTGACCTGCACCGGCATGCCGGTGCGGGCCGGTTCGCGTTCAACTGGGCCCTGGCCGCGGTGCGTGCCAACCTTGGCCAGCGCGCCGCTGAACGCACCTACGGCCTGGACAGTGAGCAGCTGACGCCCGCGCTGGGCTGGACCCTGCCCGCGTTGCGCCGCGCGTGGAACACGGCCAAGCCTGAGGTGGCGCCGTGGTGGGGGCAGTGCTCGAAAGAGGCGTTCAACACCGGACTGGATGGTTTGGCGCGGGCGCTGGGCAACTGGTCGGCGTCGCGATCGGGCCGCCGTGCCGGGCCGAGGGTGGGGTTTCCGCGGTTTCGGTCGCGGCGGCGGGTGACGCCGTCGGTGCGGTTCACCACCGGCACGATCCGCGTGGAGGACACCCGTCACCATGTGACCCTGCCCCGGCTGGGCCGCATCCGCACCCACGAGTCGACCCGCAAGCTCGCCCGGCGTCTGCACGCGGGCACGGCCCGGATCATGTCGGCCACCGTCCGCCACACCGGCGGGCGCTGGCACGTATCGTTCACCGTGCAGATCACCCGCACTGCGCGCACCGCGGCCCGCCCGCAGGCCACCGTAGGCGTCGATCTCGGGATCGCGAACCTCGCGGTGCTGTCGACCGGGCAGGTCGTGCCCAACCCCCGCCACCTGACCCGCGCACAAGCGCGGCTGCGCACAGCTGCCCGGACCCTGTCCCGGCGGCAGGGTCCCGACCGGCGCACAGGACAGCAGCCCTCCCGGCGCTGGCAGCAGGCCAATACGCGCCTGGCCCGCGCACACGCCCGCGTGGCGAACCTGCGCGCCGACGGCCTGCACAAACTCACCACCAGCCTGGCCGCGACCTACGGCACGATCGTGGTCGAGGACCTCAACGTCGCTGGGATGATCCGCAACCGGCGCCTGGCCCGGCACATCGCCGACGCCGGGTGGGCCACCCTGCGCCGTCAACTTGAGTACAAGATCGCATGGAACGGCGGGCGGGTCGTGGTCGCCGACCGGTGGTTCGCTTCCTCGAAGACCTGTTCGTCCTGCGGCGTGGCGAAACCCAAGCTGCCGCTGCGGAAACGGACCTACACCTGCCAGCATTGCGGCCTCAGCTTGGACCGTGATCTGAATGCCGCGATCAACCTGCAGCAGTACGTCGCCCGGAGTGGCTGGGAGACGCTAAACGGTTGTGGAGCCGACCGTAAGACCACCCCCGTGGTGGCAGGTGGCTGTGAAACGACCACCCCGCACCTCCCTGGTGGGTAA
- a CDS encoding response regulator transcription factor, protein MIKVLLVDDQALVRAGFRALLSAQDDITVVGEAPDGEEGVRQTAALRPDVVLMDIRMPRLDGIEATRRIAADPALADVKVVILTTFDLDEYVFDALRDGASGFLVKDTEPADLIQAVRVVARGDALLSPGVTRRLIAEYAQRSRRPRDNARAAALDALTDREREVMALVAAGLSNDEIGERLFVSPATAKTHVSRAMVKLGVRDRAHLVVEAYESGLVRPGWTGD, encoded by the coding sequence GTGATCAAGGTGCTGCTCGTGGACGACCAGGCCCTGGTCCGCGCCGGGTTCCGGGCCCTGCTGTCCGCGCAGGACGACATCACCGTGGTGGGCGAGGCCCCCGACGGCGAAGAGGGCGTACGCCAGACCGCCGCCCTGCGCCCCGACGTGGTCCTCATGGACATCCGCATGCCGCGCCTGGACGGCATCGAGGCCACCCGCCGCATCGCCGCCGACCCGGCGCTGGCCGACGTCAAGGTAGTCATCCTGACCACCTTCGACCTCGACGAGTACGTCTTCGACGCGCTGCGCGACGGAGCCAGCGGCTTCCTGGTCAAGGACACCGAACCCGCCGACCTGATCCAGGCCGTGCGGGTGGTCGCCCGCGGCGACGCGCTGCTGTCCCCCGGCGTCACCCGGCGGCTCATCGCCGAGTACGCCCAGCGCTCGCGGCGTCCCCGGGACAACGCCCGCGCCGCGGCGCTGGACGCGCTCACCGACCGCGAGCGCGAGGTGATGGCCCTGGTCGCCGCCGGGCTGTCCAACGACGAGATCGGCGAGCGGCTGTTCGTCAGCCCCGCCACCGCCAAGACCCACGTCAGCCGCGCGATGGTGAAGCTCGGCGTGCGCGACCGGGCCCACCTGGTCGTCGAGGCGTACGAGTCGGGCCTGGTCCGGCCCGGCTGGACAGGAGATTGA
- a CDS encoding sensor histidine kinase: MTWDHPHRRHGRKRLIPLLIAAIQMIGVTFASHFPANQAPATPRPLDLLAYALLAGSALAMWLVHVRVELALAAVTALTATYLALGYPWGPFFLAFLFMLILAVVLGRQLSAALTAAAGYALFVWLTARRGIDPLSWHSLVAAVVIIGVLLFAQVVRANRDRIVEQRRRRAGDERLRMAREVHDVVAHHISLINVQAGVALHLLDDDPEQARTALAAIKQASRDTLRELRQTLGVLRGVDEQAPRSPAPSLDRLDELVERFAAAGLRVEIRVTGRPRPLPTAVDLAAYRIVQESLTNVHRHAGVDGAEVTVGYDTDEIVLDITDRGRGGDAAEGNGLSGIRERAASLGGTVAIGPRPEGGFTVCAVLPTGGDS, from the coding sequence ATGACCTGGGACCACCCGCACCGACGGCACGGCAGGAAGCGGCTCATCCCGCTGCTCATCGCCGCGATCCAGATGATCGGCGTGACCTTCGCCAGCCACTTCCCCGCGAACCAGGCGCCCGCCACGCCGCGCCCGCTGGACCTGCTCGCGTACGCGCTGCTGGCCGGGTCCGCGCTGGCGATGTGGCTGGTCCACGTACGCGTCGAGCTGGCGCTGGCCGCGGTCACCGCGCTCACCGCGACCTACCTCGCGCTCGGCTACCCGTGGGGCCCGTTCTTCCTCGCGTTCCTGTTCATGCTGATCCTGGCCGTGGTGCTGGGCCGGCAGCTGTCCGCCGCGCTCACCGCCGCCGCCGGGTACGCCCTGTTCGTCTGGCTCACCGCGCGGCGCGGCATCGACCCCCTGTCCTGGCACAGCCTCGTGGCCGCCGTGGTGATCATCGGAGTGCTGCTGTTCGCCCAGGTCGTACGCGCCAACCGGGACCGGATCGTGGAGCAGCGCCGCCGCCGGGCCGGCGACGAGCGGCTGCGCATGGCCCGCGAGGTGCACGACGTCGTCGCCCACCACATCTCCCTGATCAACGTGCAGGCCGGGGTGGCGCTGCACCTGCTCGACGACGACCCGGAGCAGGCCCGCACCGCGCTCGCCGCGATCAAACAGGCCAGCCGGGACACCCTGCGCGAGCTGCGGCAGACCCTCGGCGTGCTGCGCGGCGTCGACGAGCAGGCCCCGCGCAGCCCCGCCCCCAGCCTGGACCGGCTCGACGAGCTGGTCGAACGCTTCGCCGCCGCCGGGCTGCGCGTCGAGATCCGCGTCACCGGGCGGCCCCGGCCGCTGCCGACCGCCGTCGACCTGGCCGCGTACCGCATCGTGCAGGAGTCGCTGACCAACGTGCACCGGCACGCCGGAGTGGACGGCGCCGAGGTCACCGTCGGCTACGACACCGACGAGATCGTCCTGGACATCACCGACCGGGGCCGCGGCGGCGACGCCGCCGAGGGCAACGGCCTGTCCGGCATCCGCGAACGCGCCGCCTCCCTCGGCGGCACGGTCGCCATCGGCCCGCGGCCCGAGGGCGGGTTCACCGTCTGCGCCGTCCTGCCCACCGGAGGCGACTCGTGA
- a CDS encoding RNA polymerase sigma factor, whose translation MAAAGETTRVGAARRRALFEDAYTANYQLILAYALRRAPTPDDAADVVAETFLTAWRRLDDVPEGSDARLWLYGVARLVLANQQRARRRRERLGERLQSDAARAEVVRPHDDAAVPDGVRAAFGRLRPDDREILTLVAVEGLTAVEAAQVLGCSGVAVRVRLHRARARFARELASAGVTG comes from the coding sequence ATGGCGGCGGCTGGAGAGACGACCCGGGTGGGCGCGGCGCGGCGCCGTGCCCTTTTCGAGGACGCCTACACGGCGAACTACCAGCTGATCCTGGCCTACGCGCTGCGGCGCGCGCCGACGCCCGACGACGCGGCCGACGTGGTGGCCGAGACGTTCCTGACCGCGTGGCGGCGGCTCGACGACGTCCCGGAGGGGTCTGACGCGAGGCTGTGGCTGTACGGCGTCGCCCGGCTCGTGCTGGCCAACCAGCAGCGGGCACGGCGGCGCCGGGAGCGGCTCGGCGAGCGGTTGCAGTCGGATGCGGCCCGGGCCGAGGTGGTGCGGCCGCACGACGATGCGGCCGTGCCCGATGGGGTGCGGGCGGCGTTCGGGCGGCTGCGGCCCGACGATCGGGAGATCTTGACGCTGGTGGCGGTCGAGGGCCTGACGGCGGTCGAGGCCGCGCAGGTGCTGGGCTGCAGCGGGGTGGCGGTGCGGGTGCGCCTGCACCGGGCGCGGGCGCGGTTCGCCCGCGAGCTGGCGTCGGCTGGGGTGACCGGGTGA
- a CDS encoding ACT domain-containing protein, whose product MTGEHDLALLLRGLQPQRHPYEYVFTTVTGAIPPGVHPVVTVAEPEGTTLVVMRAEADAAGLPYDFVAAWITLRVHSALDAVGLTAAVSGALADIGMSCNVVAGYFHDHLFVRCADADRAMTVLAALSTGSQPVRA is encoded by the coding sequence GTGACCGGAGAACACGATCTGGCGCTGCTGCTGCGCGGGCTGCAGCCGCAGCGGCACCCGTACGAGTACGTCTTCACCACCGTCACCGGCGCGATCCCCCCGGGCGTGCACCCCGTGGTGACGGTCGCCGAACCCGAGGGCACCACGCTGGTCGTGATGCGCGCCGAGGCGGACGCGGCCGGGCTGCCGTACGACTTCGTGGCCGCCTGGATCACCCTGCGCGTGCACTCGGCGCTGGACGCGGTCGGGCTGACCGCCGCCGTCTCCGGCGCGCTCGCCGACATCGGCATGAGCTGCAACGTGGTGGCGGGCTACTTCCACGACCACCTGTTCGTACGCTGCGCCGACGCCGACCGCGCGATGACCGTGCTGGCCGCCCTGTCCACCGGGAGCCAACCGGTCCGCGCCTGA
- a CDS encoding fasciclin domain-containing protein: protein MYGKRKLTTVFAVAAFSLSLALAACGSETMTTPAAQPTGVPTSVPTTVPTTMPTGTASPADGLIGAGCGTLPQDPANPGSPEMMAQQPIATAAASNPQLATLTAAIQQAGLADQLNSAEAVTVFAPVNEAFAKIPKEQLDQVLANPEQLKKILTYHVVGQKIDPAKLAATFQTLEGQDITVTGSGQAFKVNDTATIVCGNIPTKNGTVYLIDGVLMPPS, encoded by the coding sequence ATGTACGGGAAGAGGAAGCTCACGACGGTCTTCGCCGTCGCCGCGTTCTCGCTCTCGCTGGCCCTCGCGGCCTGCGGGAGCGAGACCATGACCACCCCGGCCGCGCAGCCGACGGGCGTGCCCACCTCGGTGCCCACCACGGTGCCCACCACGATGCCGACCGGGACGGCCTCGCCGGCCGACGGCCTGATCGGCGCGGGCTGCGGCACGCTGCCGCAGGACCCGGCCAATCCGGGCAGCCCGGAGATGATGGCCCAGCAGCCGATCGCCACGGCGGCGGCGAGCAACCCGCAACTGGCCACGCTGACCGCGGCGATCCAGCAGGCGGGCCTGGCCGACCAGCTCAACAGCGCCGAGGCGGTCACCGTCTTCGCGCCGGTCAACGAGGCCTTCGCGAAGATCCCGAAGGAGCAGCTGGACCAGGTGCTGGCGAACCCGGAGCAGCTCAAGAAGATCCTGACCTACCACGTGGTGGGCCAGAAGATCGATCCCGCCAAGCTGGCCGCCACGTTCCAGACCCTGGAGGGCCAGGACATCACCGTCACCGGCAGCGGCCAGGCCTTCAAGGTCAACGACACCGCGACCATCGTCTGCGGCAACATCCCGACCAAGAACGGCACCGTCTACCTCATCGACGGCGTCCTCATGCCCCCGTCCTGA
- a CDS encoding anti-sigma factor domain-containing protein, with translation MSQPEEIHSLAGAYVLHALEEAERETFVQHLRGCAACAAEVAELNETAARLAEDTWSVPPPAMREQVLAAARRTRQLPPPRPVREPRRAPVRWWRHPAALTAAACLLVAALVGGVYAVQEQRLREERAATLAARQELARTQAVLTAPDATVRTADVAGGGRVTVVAAPSRDAAVVLLATHSPGAQKAYQLWLMDGGTPRSAGVLAAGQGSATHLVDGVGAADALGVTIEPEGGSASPTLPIIAQIPMK, from the coding sequence ATGAGTCAGCCTGAGGAGATCCATTCGCTGGCGGGGGCGTATGTGCTGCACGCCCTGGAGGAGGCCGAGCGGGAGACGTTCGTGCAGCACCTGCGCGGGTGCGCGGCGTGCGCGGCCGAGGTGGCGGAGCTGAACGAGACCGCGGCCCGGCTGGCCGAGGACACCTGGTCGGTGCCGCCGCCGGCGATGCGCGAGCAGGTGCTGGCGGCGGCGCGGCGGACCCGCCAGCTGCCGCCGCCCCGGCCGGTGCGCGAGCCGCGCCGGGCGCCGGTGCGCTGGTGGCGGCATCCCGCGGCGCTGACAGCGGCGGCGTGCCTGCTGGTCGCGGCGCTGGTGGGCGGCGTCTACGCGGTGCAGGAGCAGCGGCTGCGCGAGGAGCGGGCCGCGACGCTGGCGGCGCGGCAGGAGCTGGCGCGCACCCAGGCGGTGCTGACCGCGCCGGACGCGACGGTGCGCACGGCGGACGTGGCCGGTGGCGGCAGGGTCACCGTGGTGGCCGCGCCGAGCCGGGACGCGGCCGTGGTGCTGCTGGCCACCCACTCGCCGGGCGCGCAGAAGGCGTACCAGCTGTGGCTGATGGACGGCGGCACGCCGCGCTCGGCCGGCGTGCTGGCGGCCGGTCAGGGCAGCGCCACGCACCTGGTCGACGGTGTGGGCGCGGCCGACGCCCTAGGCGTGACGATAGAGCCGGAGGGCGGTTCGGCCAGTCCGACACTGCCCATCATCGCTCAGATCCCTATGAAATAG
- the sigK gene encoding ECF RNA polymerase sigma factor SigK: MNGDEQPYQRPDHLTAVPGAPAPADAESLLRAVARGDEAAFTRLYDLVAPRVYGLARRVLRDPAQAEEVAQEALLEVWRTASRFDSARGSATAWIFTITHRRAVDRVRSEQAALDRVQRLAPEASQTPADEVVEQATAHLQRQAVRRCLRTLTELQREAITLAYYGGYTYQQVAQLLGAGLPTVKTRMRDGLIRLRDCLGVEVAA, encoded by the coding sequence GTGAACGGTGACGAGCAGCCGTACCAACGGCCCGACCATCTGACGGCGGTGCCCGGCGCACCCGCGCCCGCCGACGCCGAGTCGCTGCTGCGGGCGGTGGCCCGCGGCGACGAGGCCGCGTTCACCAGGCTCTACGACCTGGTCGCGCCGCGCGTGTACGGCCTGGCCCGGCGCGTGCTGCGTGACCCGGCGCAGGCCGAGGAGGTCGCCCAGGAGGCGCTGCTGGAGGTGTGGCGCACCGCCAGCCGCTTCGACTCCGCGCGCGGCTCGGCGACCGCCTGGATCTTCACCATCACGCACCGGCGGGCCGTCGACCGGGTGCGTTCGGAGCAGGCGGCGCTGGACCGGGTGCAGCGGCTGGCGCCGGAGGCATCGCAGACCCCGGCCGACGAGGTGGTCGAGCAGGCCACCGCGCACCTGCAGCGGCAGGCGGTGCGCCGCTGCCTCAGGACGCTGACCGAGCTGCAACGGGAGGCGATCACCCTGGCGTACTACGGCGGCTACACCTACCAGCAGGTGGCGCAGCTGCTCGGGGCCGGGCTGCCGACGGTCAAGACCCGCATGCGCGACGGCCTGATCCGGCTGCGCGACTGCCTCGGCGTGGAGGTGGCGGCATGA